Part of the Tolypothrix sp. PCC 7910 genome, TCATGGAGCAAGAAGTTATTTAACAAACAGGATAATAATTTCTGGTCAGTATTCAGTTCATCTTTTGTAACGATTTTTTTAGCAAGTATAGGAGATGAAGAACAAATTGCAACTTTATTATTGAGTGCCCATTCTCGCTCTCCTTGGATTGTCTTGATAGGAGCAACCTTAGCTGTCATCTCAACAAGTTTTTTAGCTGTTTTGTTAGGACGAGGATTAGCGCGATCGCTTTCTCCTAAAATATTGAAAATAGCATCTGGTGTAATTTTATTGCTATTCTCTTTATGGCTGTTCTTAGAGATGCTTAATCCAGGTAAGTTTGACCTTTAAATATTTTTTTCAAAATAGTGGTGTCACAGCCATAGAAATCTGTTGAGGATTTGTAAAATATTGCATCAGTTGGCTGTCAACAGTTAAGAGTCAACAGCCAAAACCGATATTGTTCACAACTGAAATTATGATTGCTATAGATTAACTGACAAGTTCTTCTGGTTTCTGTAAACTAACTCGCCAGCGCAAAAGCAATGCAGAAATAGCCATTAAGCAACCCCAAGCAACAGGTAACCAGACAATTGCCCAGTCGCCACCAGGTAATTCTAGATTTAATCCTTCACTTAGCCAGTAAATACCAAATCCCATCAGCAGCATAGCGGCGGTAAATTTCATCGGCTTGACAGGTACTTGATTGAGTGGGGTACGGAATAAAAATGCTACCACAACTAAACCAAATGCTGCGGCGGTAGCACCACCAACTGCTTCTAGCCATTTGCTACCAGCAGCGCCTAAGGTAACAACTGCGATCGCAACTTCTACACTATCTAACAGCGCTCCTTTAAAGGTAGTCACCACAGCAAACCAGTTCCAGCCAGGTTGATTACCTTCTTTAGTTAGTTCGGCTTCTAGTTTGTCTTCATCATCTTTGCGCTTTTTGGGGATACCTGCATAATACTTGATGATTGAACGCGTCCACCCTTGCCCAAAAGCTAGCAAAAAACCACCCGCGACAATTCTCAGGATATCTACAGGGATGAGTGTCAAACTTTTACCCAAAATTAGGGAGACTAGCAAGGTTAAACCAATACCGCTACCTGCACCAACTAAAGCATTTTGCCAACCTGCTAACCTACCAACAACAAGAACTATACCGAGAATCTCTACTAATTCAATTAGAGAACCAGCAAAACTAGCCAAAAAAATTTCCCAATTCATGAACTATAATTCCTTTGATTTATGAATGATTGCGTTGCCCCATTGCTGAAACTAGCAATGGGGAAATAATCTCAACGTTTGTCTTTTAACAGACAACTGCACCCTTGTACCGATTGGTAATTCTAAGGAGGATTTTGTGCGGGCATATAGCTTTCTTCCTGAGGTAGTCCGTAAACAGTAGCGGTACTCGTGGCCTAAAAAGTGGCGTGCAGCGATCGCCACTGCACCATTGTTATCGGGTTGTAAAGTGATATCTTCTTCACGGATCATCAAATCTCCTTTATCTGCTTCAGGATTTTGATTCGGTAGAGAAAAGCATCCGATTTCTGTTTCCCAGAGATTACCTCTGCGTTTAGCACTGATAAAATTGGCTTGGCTGACAAACTCAGCCACAAACCGAGAAGCAGGTTGAGTATAAATTTCTCGTGCTGTGCCGATTTGTTCAATTGTGCCTTGGTGCATCACAGCTACTAGATCAGCGATCGCTAGTGCTTCTTGCTGGTCGTGGGTGACAAAAATACCAGAAATTCCTTGCATTTTCAGAATTTCTGAGACTTCTTCTCGTAAGCGCGATCGCACTTGCACATCTAAATTACTAAGTGGTTCATCTAATAGCAGCAGTTTTGGCTGTGGTGCTAACGCACGGGCTAAAGCTACCCGTTGTTGCTGACCTCCAGAAAGTTCATGAGGATAGCGTTTTTCTAATCCTGTTAATCCAACTAATTCCAACAACTGAGATACTTGTTCTTGGCGCATTCTCGTTTTTACAGACTGTAAGCCAAAAGCAATATTCTCTGCCACAGATAAATGTGGAAATAATGCATAGTCTTGAAATACCATGCCAATTTGTCGCTGTTCTGGTGTTAGCCAATAACCATTACCTGCAACTAACTTTCCCGCTATTTCTACGGTTCCTCTTTGTGGTGATTCAAACCCAGCAATTATCCGCAGGAGCGTAGTTTTTCCACATCCAGAAGGCCCAAGTAATCCTAATATATTTCCTGGCGCTAACACCAAACTTACCCCAGCCACAGATGGAACTGTCATTTGGGAAAACTGAAGAGTGACATTCTCCAAGCGTAAAATTGCTAACATAAGTTATTTGTTATTGGTTAACAGTCAACAGTCAACAATCAACAATCAACAATCAACAATCAACACCACATTCTTTAATCAACCTCCCGTTGCAAACTCCGACGTGCTTCTATAGAAAGTGTTTTGTAACGGCTTTGAGACAGTACTAATAATGTGGAACTCATGGAAATCACGAGGATAAATATTGCACCAGCTGCAGCATCGCTGTAGGAAACACTTTCGGTTGCTTTCCAAATATGTGTAGCTAAGGTGCTAAAGCCAATGGGGGCTAATAATAAGGTTGCTGGTAATTCCCTAATGGCGGTGAGGAATACTAATGCTGCTCCCCCTAGTACTCCCGGAAGCACTAGCGGTAAAGTTATAGCTGTGAAAGTCTGCCAAGGTGTTCGTCCCAAAATTCGGGCAGATTCTTCTGATTGGGGATTCACTTGTAAAAGAGAACTCCGCACTGTGCCTATAGATTGAGAGACAAATAATACTAAATATGCAAATATCAGCATGGGCAAAGTCTGATATACCCAGGGTAAGTAATTAGCTCCCCAAAATACCAACGATATGGCAACAACAATTCCTGGTAAACCAAAGCCAATATAGCTACAACGCTCAATGACTGTAGTAAAGCGGCTAGGAAAACGTACCGAGAGGATAGCTACAGGTAGGGCGCAAACCGTGGCCGCGATCGCAGCTAATCCAGCTGCTAATATTGAGTGCCAAGCTAATTCCAGGAGTTTTGGTAAAGCTACGATTTCACTGACACCTGTAGTTGTTAAACCCCGCACTAGCCAGAAGCAAGTCACACTGATTGGTAAGACTAAACTTAGGCAAGTTACAAAACAACAAAATAAAATTGCTGGTAGTTTCCACGCACCCAGGCGAACTAACGCAGATGAACTCAAAAACCTCATGTGACGGCTGTAATAAGCAGCACGCGATCGCGCTTTGTGTTCCAACCACAACACCAGCAATACCACACAAACTAACATCAACCCCAATGCTGCTGCTTGATGGCGATCAAATGTATATCGATATTGCAGGAAAATTGCTCGTGTAAAGGTATCAAACCGCATTACAGAAGTTGTGCCAAAATCTTGCAAGGCATTTAACGCTACTAATAATCCTCCCGCGACAATTGACGGACGGAGAATCGGTAGCACAATCCGCAAAAAAGTTTGGCGTTGATTGTACCCTAAACTTTTAGCAGCTTCTTCCATTGCTGGGTCAATACCTTGCAACCCTGCTTGCACACTCAACAATATATAAGGATAGGAAAATAAAGTTAGTCCTAAAATTGCTCCTGTCCAACCATAGATTTCTGGTAATTCCTGCACTCCTAAAGGTTCTAGCCACAGTTGCAACCAACTACCTTTAGGGCCAAAAGCGGCAATCAAAGCGAAACTACCTACATAATCGGGTATTGCTAGGGGTAAAGTAGTAGCAATCAGCCAAAATTTTCGCCCAGGTAAATCAGTTCGCAAGGTGAGAAATGCCAATGGTAAGGCGATCGCTATTGCCAACATCGTGCTAGCCGCAGCCACGCCTAAACTGTTGCACAACAACATTAGGGTACGAGGACGCGATACCAAAGCCCATAACTTATCTGTACCTAAACCAGCCGTGCGGATAATTAAGTAAGCTAAGGGTAAAGCGATCGCCACTGCTGTCAATCCTCCCATAGTTAAAAGAAACCAAGGCGGGCGATCGCTTCTGGGAGAATAGACACTGCGAAAGATTGTGAACGGTGGCGAACTGAAGTTCATGGGCAACTAAGACTTTTGCACTTGTGGCTGATATATGCAAATAAGATAGGAGCAGCTATTACGCCTTTAAATTAGATCTTTCCAGTCAACAGTCAACCATCAACAGTCAACCGTCAACCCTACCTTATCTTTGTGATTTACAACAAACCAGCTTCTTGCAGTAACGCAAGTGTTCCCTTGAGGTCGGATAATTTACTGAGATCCATTTGGGGAGATTGCAACTTATTTAATGGCATTTGCTGTTGCGCTACAGGAATCCCTCTGACTAAAGGATATTCGTAAAACTGTTGAGTCAGGTACTTTTGCACTTCTGGTCTGAGCATATAAGCGACAAACTTCTCTGCATCGCTTTTCTGGTCAGTGGTATTTAGCACTGCTAAACCTGCGACATTAATTAACGCACCAGCATCACCTCTTGTATGGTGAATTGCGACCGGAAAATTAGGATTGGTTTTGGTAAATCGGTACAAGTAATAGTTATTAACTAAACCCAGGGCGATTTCTCCTTTACCCAAAGCTTCAACAATGGCGCTATTACCGCTATAAGCTTTGGCTTGATTATTTTTCATGGCTTTTAACCACTCTAGGGTTTTTTGATCCCCCTGCATTAAACGCATTGCAGTTACAAATGATTGAAACGAGCCGTTAGTCGGAGACCAGCCTACTTTACCCCGCCACTTGGGATCAGTCAGTTGCATAACGCTGGTGGGAAGTTCGTTCTTTTTCACTAGTTTGGTGTTGTAATCAATCACCCGCGCCCGCCCAGAAATGCCAATCCATTGACCTGCGGGAGAGCGAAATTTTTGATCGACTTGATTCAGTAATTGACTTGGTAAAGGTACTGTTCTTCCTTCTTTGGCGACAGCACCCAAAGACCCAGCATCCTGAGCATAAAAAATATCTGCTCGGCTATTTTTACCTTCTTCAATGAGAGCGATCGCCAATTCTGTTGAGTCACCATAGCGGACTTCAATTGGTATCCCCAAATCTTTTTTCGCCTTTTCAATCAGGGGAGCCATGATTTTTTCTTCTCGTCCTGAATAAATTGTTAAGGTTTTTGACTGAGCTAATGCTGAAGTTTTCAACCCCAAGCCGACAAATATACCTGCTAGTAAAAATGAGATTTGTCCTACTCGAATTGGCATCATACAACTAACCTTCGATGATGAATTAGAGACAAATATTCTGCAAAATTGTGTCAATTGAGAAATATGTGTTACTTATCAACTTTTTTGAGTAATTCAAGGTTAGGTTAAAGGATGATTTAGTTTAAATTTAGGTAATCAAGAGATTAAATAGGCTATATAATAGTAATTTAAAATCTACTTTGAAACTATGTTTCTATAAAATTTAGAACATAAATATTTTATTATTGTTCAATAAAAAGCGACTACTAAGGCTGCAATACTTTGCTTCTACTCTAAAATCAACAGATAAGCTATTACACATAAAACTTGCATAATATTGTTAATTTTTGACTGTTAGCAGTTAACAAATTCTACAAGTAATCATGCAATTTATATGTATTTTAGCTGATTAGTTAATGATGCTTCAAAGGAAAAATAACATGGAAAAGCGCAAAAGCAATTACGACGGTCATTTAGAAATTAATAGCCTAATTGATGATGCTGTCAATAATGCGATCGCTCGCCGCAATCAAGGTTTAGATGCAGAAGATGCTTTGTTAGAAGATGTATCTACTGAAGAAGCAAAAAATGTTGCAGGTGGTCTAGCAACTACAACAATTGGCTTAATTATTAAACCTCCGATTACTATAGGAATCATCGCTATCCCAAATCCCACCATTTAGCTATCCAGATTCTCGTCACTGAAGGCTAAATTGATGGAAAACATTGCTGTTGATAAAACTACACTTTGCCCCAGTGCTAGACCAGAACCAGAGAATAGTGTGGTTTTCGGTATTATCAGTGGAACAGTAGCAGAACCACGTGTAGCTTATCTCAAACAGTCCCAAGTACTTACAGATGAACTGATAGCAAAGGCTAGCCCAATTACACCAGGCGAAATTTTTCGCACAGCCGCACCTTGTGCTGCAAAGGGTTGTCAACATTTTGATGGACAAGATTGTGGTCTAGCTATGCGAGTTGTGGAAAAGTTACCTGCAATAGCAAAGGATTTACCACCTTGTTCCATCCGCCGAGATTGTCGGTGGTGGAAACAAGAAGGTAAAGCAGCTTGTATGCGTTGTTCCCAAGTTATTACAGATAACTATAATGCTTCTGAACTAGCCATTGAAGTAGCAACACCAACTGCTCATTAAACCAAGTTTAGAACTATTTTGAAGTAATTTCAGGCAAATATCATGTCCTTAGAAAATGTCAGAGCTTTCTACGAAAGGCTAGCATCTGATGAAGCTTTCCGTGTTCAAATTCAGGGTGTTGAAAGCAAAGATGTTGGTAGAGAACTTTTGCAAAATTCTGGGTTTGATTTTACCCAGTCAGAATTTGAAGAATATACAGAGCAATTGTTAGCAAAAAGTGCCTCTAATGATGATTTAAAAGACCTCAACGAGCAAGAGCTAGAAGCTGTTTTTGGGGGAGCGATACCTGTGATTTTTCCTGGTGGTTTACCCATCCTCATGTACGGAGTTGTGATCACATCAATTCGTTGGTTGTTCTAATTCATCTTTGGCAACTTTAAAGTTGCCAAATTCCCCATAAGAGATTTTTCACTAGGAGAAAACTATGTCTTTAGAAAACGTTAGAGCCTTCTATGAAAGGTTAGTTAGTGATGATACTTTTCGTACCCAAATGCAAGGGGTTGAAAGTAAAGACGAATGTAGCCAAGTTGTCAAAAGCGCTGGTTACGATTTTACTCAAGAAGAGTTTGAAGAATATACAACTAAATTATTAGAATCAAATGCTCCCGATCAAGACCTCACAGATTTAAGTGAGCAAGAACTAGAAGCCGTCTTTGGTGGGATATTAGGCAAGCCCATAATACAGCCTTTATATGGAGTAGTTGTGTGGCCTCCGATTAAATGGCCGCCTATTTATCCGCAGCCTTTGTATGGAGTTGTCACCACCGATGGCGTTTAATCAGGCTGAATAAAAGCTGAGACTTATGGGGACGAATAAAAATATGTTTGTCCCCTAGTAAAAAAATTGATGAAGGAATTATTCTCAATTTTGAATTTTGAATTCGGAGCGAAGCGACGTGACTTATCGCAGAATTAGTTATGCGGTTTGGGAAATTACTTTGAAGTGCAATCTTGCATGTCAACACTGTGGTTCTCGTGCTGGACATACAAGGGCAAAAGAACTTTCTACGGAAGAAGCCCTTGATTTGGTTAAGCAGATGGCAGATGTTGGGATTACAGAAGTAACTTTGATTGGTGGAGAAGCTTTTCTGCGTCCTGACTGGCTGGAAATAGCCCAAGCAGTTACCCAAGCAGGGATGCTTTGTGGTATGACCACTGGAGGTTATGGCATTACTTTAGAAACAGCACGCCGCATGAAAGAGGCAGGAATTCAAGTAGTTTCTGTCTCTGTTGACGGTTTAGAAGCAACTCACGATCGCATTCGTGGTAGACAAGGTGCTTGGCAATGGGCATTTAAAACCATGAACAACCTTAAGCAAGCAGGTATTCCCTTTGGTTGCAATACCCAAATTAATCGCCTATCTGCACCAGAATTTCCCCTGATTTATGAATATCTGCGCGATGCGGGAATATTTGCTTGGCAAATTCAATTAACTGTACCAATGGGGAATGCAGCCGATAATAACGAGATTTTATTGCAACCCTATGAATTACTAGATGTATACCCGATGATTGCCCGTGTTGCTCAACGAGCCAAGCAAGAAGGTGTCAAAGTTCAGCCAGGAAATAATATCGGCTACTATGGCCCCTATGAGCGATTTTTACGGGGTGGCGATGCTTGGTCTTTTTGGCAAGGTTGCAGTGCTGGTTTGTCGGCTTTAGGTATTGAAGCCGATGGCGCAATTAAAGGTTGCCCTTCACTGCCAACTACAGCTTACACTGGGGGAAATATCCGCGATCGCTCTTTACGCAGCATCATAGAAGAAACCGAAGAACTGCGGTTTAATATCGGCGCTGGTACTCCCAAGGGTACAGAACATTTATGGGGTTTTTGCAAAACTTGTGAATTTGCTGAACTCTGTCGAGGTGGTTGCAGTTGGACTGCACATGTATTTTTTGACAAGCGAGGTAACAATCCCTATTGTCATCATCGTGCCCTGACTCAAGAAAAACAAGGCATCCGCGAGAGAGTATTTCTGCAACGCCAAGCAGACGGAAATCCTTTTGATAATGGAGAATTTGCTTTGATTGAGGAACCGATTAATACTCCTTGGCCAGAAAACGATCCGCTTCACTTTACTGCTGACCGTATTCAATGGCCAGAAAGTTGGCAAGCAGAAGCAATACCACCATCTTTAGTTGTTTTGAGTTAAAGCAAATTTGACAATCCAAATTATATGAATGATAGCTCCATTAATTCTCTGCCTAAAACAGATGTCGATCAATCTCCGGCTGACTTAGATTCTCCAGCACCGCTTTTACCTCGTTTGGCTTGGAATAGCCAAATAGCTTATATGCGAGTTGTCTTTAAAGCTAAAAAGGCTTTAGATCGCATCGAGCAAGAAGCAGGTACTTTAGGAAAATACTAGTGTTTTTTTTGATAAAATTCCATCAAAATTTGTTTATGTCTAGACTGAGAATTGGTGACTTAAATTCTGCTGGTTCTGAATTGTTCCAAGATTCTGAAACTTTTCTTTTAGACTTAAAAGATGATGAAATTTTGATGCATCATGGGGGAATTTTTATAACTACTAACATCAGTGTAATTAATGTTCCTATCTCCGAAGATATTTTTGCACCGTCTATTTCCTTCATTCGCTGATTGAAGATTAACTAGATTGCGGTTGTTCAGAACCCCGATTTTGTGAAAAAGTCGGGGTTTTATGACCTCCGATAATTTATTTGGCGGACTACTAAGTTAAAGGATATTGCTCCTCTAGCTTTATCTCTGAGAACTTACGCAACAAGCCTCTCAAGTCATTTGCAGAACACTATTATCATTGATTGAATCATACTAAAACAATTAGGTTCCAAAAACATAACCGTTCTAGTTGTTTTAATAATATTTCAATGGCAAACTATCAAATGTAGTTGCTAACACACTCATGGGGTAATTCGACCAACCCCTCAACTAGTAGCATCAGAGGTTTTATTTTCTCGTTGCTGTAGTTTATTTTTCGCTATAAACCCTCACTAATCATGAGGGTTAATTCCTAAATTTCATAAATAACATTTTCAAAAATGTGATTTAAAAATCACTATTTAGCAGCAAAACCAAGATTTCAATTTAAATTGAGAGCTTATGAGCTTCATCTTAAACATTGATCACGTTTTCAGTTATTTAATTGCACAGGGACTATGTAATCAATTTGATAAACCTCCCTGCAAGATAGAACCACTGACAGCAAAAAACTTTAATTTATTACTGACTTTTGCAGATAGCCGTAAGCTTCTGGTAAAGCAAGAACGACATAATCAAGAAGGTAAAACTGCGGGTGAGTTTGTAGCTGAGTGGCAAATTCACGAGTTATTACAGCAATTTCCAAATCTTGGTGAGTATCGCCATTTTTTACCAGAGGTACTGCATTTTGATGCAGATAATTCCATTATTGTCTTTAGATATCTAGATAATTATCTAGACTTAATGGATTTTTATACAAAAGGCAACTCTTTCCCAACAGAAATTGCTACAGAAGTTGGTAGTATCTTAAGCACTATTCATCGTGATACTTTTAACCAGCAAGAATATCAAGAATTTTTCTCGCACTCTTCAGATAATTTCATGATTGACCAAGTATCATATTTGGTGCAGAGATTAGAAAGAGTAGAACCAGAAATTTT contains:
- a CDS encoding nif11-class peptide radical SAM maturase 3, which translates into the protein MTYRRISYAVWEITLKCNLACQHCGSRAGHTRAKELSTEEALDLVKQMADVGITEVTLIGGEAFLRPDWLEIAQAVTQAGMLCGMTTGGYGITLETARRMKEAGIQVVSVSVDGLEATHDRIRGRQGAWQWAFKTMNNLKQAGIPFGCNTQINRLSAPEFPLIYEYLRDAGIFAWQIQLTVPMGNAADNNEILLQPYELLDVYPMIARVAQRAKQEGVKVQPGNNIGYYGPYERFLRGGDAWSFWQGCSAGLSALGIEADGAIKGCPSLPTTAYTGGNIRDRSLRSIIEETEELRFNIGAGTPKGTEHLWGFCKTCEFAELCRGGCSWTAHVFFDKRGNNPYCHHRALTQEKQGIRERVFLQRQADGNPFDNGEFALIEEPINTPWPENDPLHFTADRIQWPESWQAEAIPPSLVVLS
- a CDS encoding nitrogen fixation protein, whose translation is MENIAVDKTTLCPSARPEPENSVVFGIISGTVAEPRVAYLKQSQVLTDELIAKASPITPGEIFRTAAPCAAKGCQHFDGQDCGLAMRVVEKLPAIAKDLPPCSIRRDCRWWKQEGKAACMRCSQVITDNYNASELAIEVATPTAH
- a CDS encoding iron ABC transporter substrate-binding protein; this encodes MMPIRVGQISFLLAGIFVGLGLKTSALAQSKTLTIYSGREEKIMAPLIEKAKKDLGIPIEVRYGDSTELAIALIEEGKNSRADIFYAQDAGSLGAVAKEGRTVPLPSQLLNQVDQKFRSPAGQWIGISGRARVIDYNTKLVKKNELPTSVMQLTDPKWRGKVGWSPTNGSFQSFVTAMRLMQGDQKTLEWLKAMKNNQAKAYSGNSAIVEALGKGEIALGLVNNYYLYRFTKTNPNFPVAIHHTRGDAGALINVAGLAVLNTTDQKSDAEKFVAYMLRPEVQKYLTQQFYEYPLVRGIPVAQQQMPLNKLQSPQMDLSKLSDLKGTLALLQEAGLL
- a CDS encoding iron ABC transporter permease, producing the protein MNFSSPPFTIFRSVYSPRSDRPPWFLLTMGGLTAVAIALPLAYLIIRTAGLGTDKLWALVSRPRTLMLLCNSLGVAAASTMLAIAIALPLAFLTLRTDLPGRKFWLIATTLPLAIPDYVGSFALIAAFGPKGSWLQLWLEPLGVQELPEIYGWTGAILGLTLFSYPYILLSVQAGLQGIDPAMEEAAKSLGYNQRQTFLRIVLPILRPSIVAGGLLVALNALQDFGTTSVMRFDTFTRAIFLQYRYTFDRHQAAALGLMLVCVVLLVLWLEHKARSRAAYYSRHMRFLSSSALVRLGAWKLPAILFCCFVTCLSLVLPISVTCFWLVRGLTTTGVSEIVALPKLLELAWHSILAAGLAAIAATVCALPVAILSVRFPSRFTTVIERCSYIGFGLPGIVVAISLVFWGANYLPWVYQTLPMLIFAYLVLFVSQSIGTVRSSLLQVNPQSEESARILGRTPWQTFTAITLPLVLPGVLGGAALVFLTAIRELPATLLLAPIGFSTLATHIWKATESVSYSDAAAGAIFILVISMSSTLLVLSQSRYKTLSIEARRSLQREVD
- a CDS encoding COG4280 domain-containing protein; translation: MNWEIFLASFAGSLIELVEILGIVLVVGRLAGWQNALVGAGSGIGLTLLVSLILGKSLTLIPVDILRIVAGGFLLAFGQGWTRSIIKYYAGIPKKRKDDEDKLEAELTKEGNQPGWNWFAVVTTFKGALLDSVEVAIAVVTLGAAGSKWLEAVGGATAAAFGLVVVAFLFRTPLNQVPVKPMKFTAAMLLMGFGIYWLSEGLNLELPGGDWAIVWLPVAWGCLMAISALLLRWRVSLQKPEELVS
- a CDS encoding Nif11-like leader peptide family natural product precursor, with amino-acid sequence MSLENVRAFYERLVSDDTFRTQMQGVESKDECSQVVKSAGYDFTQEEFEEYTTKLLESNAPDQDLTDLSEQELEAVFGGILGKPIIQPLYGVVVWPPIKWPPIYPQPLYGVVTTDGV
- a CDS encoding Nif11-like leader peptide family natural product precursor; amino-acid sequence: MSLENVRAFYERLASDEAFRVQIQGVESKDVGRELLQNSGFDFTQSEFEEYTEQLLAKSASNDDLKDLNEQELEAVFGGAIPVIFPGGLPILMYGVVITSIRWLF
- a CDS encoding ABC transporter ATP-binding protein; this translates as MLAILRLENVTLQFSQMTVPSVAGVSLVLAPGNILGLLGPSGCGKTTLLRIIAGFESPQRGTVEIAGKLVAGNGYWLTPEQRQIGMVFQDYALFPHLSVAENIAFGLQSVKTRMRQEQVSQLLELVGLTGLEKRYPHELSGGQQQRVALARALAPQPKLLLLDEPLSNLDVQVRSRLREEVSEILKMQGISGIFVTHDQQEALAIADLVAVMHQGTIEQIGTAREIYTQPASRFVAEFVSQANFISAKRRGNLWETEIGCFSLPNQNPEADKGDLMIREEDITLQPDNNGAVAIAARHFLGHEYRYCLRTTSGRKLYARTKSSLELPIGTRVQLSVKRQTLRLFPHC
- a CDS encoding TMEM165/GDT1 family protein, which gives rise to MDWHLLGLSFITIFLAELADRSSIASVALSSSSKYPRAVFFGAASALLAVNFIGAMLGGELAELLPLQLIKLIAALGFAYLGVHLLYFEQRSSSHKKQSFVENKTVYVSWSKKLFNKQDNNFWSVFSSSFVTIFLASIGDEEQIATLLLSAHSRSPWIVLIGATLAVISTSFLAVLLGRGLARSLSPKILKIASGVILLLFSLWLFLEMLNPGKFDL